In one window of Fulvia fulva chromosome 5, complete sequence DNA:
- a CDS encoding Imitation switch two complex protein 1: MVLLKRKPVHLLPPPTSIPDHAEVFVMRGTDEVFTDYEKYLKRFDWLNQKKFVDAVNGKSGLTYWDALASETKSSAAVESVFPDPLRDPILRKVQFSIISRMDELVNTIYAEFKHDFFPGEEVIVALGDGDQTQYTGIIREKAKFPMIRGADGSIQRAPFSRYFVRLNNTQAEEALLDDKHLRRDRKVFTKQNLRAFLKNSLQREAWTGAPWLVKENLAIQYRLPMEIPAHLLQDARLLHNKQHMLMQGQPPRQKKMTSADYKRVQAEELQMLHMQQQQQHPGAPPQQPHLSYHSQQPQPRIGRPPQPPPIKYPIEDLDVAPKRNGVTRPELKFFTEEMGQYITNKRHTPPTDIEIESTGMLLEVWNTLNVQCEVYVLDSFTFDDFIDAMSFQSLDTTCELFDEVHCAVLSQFVDDKGKIQVKGLPKQVEDTPMDDSEVHDESEVSTPIPDAPARSTRSRLSHMESAADIEMTTEAPNRASEMMADRDWAAQCAARDYADGGWQLIVVGILHQLAASPSFKSRCEKILAHLAPMDEEPTRETARVQYATMDINLRVSALQILTILTIQTDAVKDFLEQCSEDMTDVRKRKIEHQREKKAAMEELAIKDRERKILLPDNMPPSPKPESVEPEATEATLDSIDLNAAGSSDADDDEAPTNGRSLRRGNDRKRKREEDNARREKERAEKAEAAKAQNKQTKEFKKLCNEVEALHQKIRQLEEEIADCDGDLREANVQRTKVLGKDRFCNRYYWFERNGQPFGGLPSSSTAAYGYANGRIWVQGPDPMEREGFIERTKEDQAHYQQRFRMTVPERRKQEEGTTILDNANQWGFYDDPDRLDNLISWLDERGEREKKLRKELCEWRDKIAQYMEAHKKFKGEEAAKKIDVEEEQIARVNTRHKAHEDQTASKERCLRWTNTMALNDMGHLHSEPPKPKKAKPAAREVKGLAVTVTRGAKPMTRQGEKYNFSK, translated from the exons ATG GTCCTCCTCAAGAGAAAGCCAGTACATCTACTGCCGCCGCCTACGAGCATCCCCGATCACGCTGAA GTCTTCGTTATGCGAGGCACCGACGAAGTGTTCACGGACTACGAGAAGTACCTCAAGCG TTTCGATTGGCTCAACCAA AAAAAGTTTGTCGACGCGGTCAATGGCAAATCAGGCCTCACTTACTGGGATGCGCTAGCGTCTGAG ACCAAGAGCTCCGCTGCAGTCGAGAGTGTATTCCCAGATCCTCTACGCGATCCCATCCTGCGAAAAGTGCAATTCTCGATCATCTCACGAATGGACGAGCTTG TCAACACGATATATGCAGAGTTCAAGCATGACTTTTTCCCTGGGGAGGAAGTCATCGTGGCGCTCGGCGACGGCGATCAAACACAGTACACCGGTATCATCCGAGAAAAGGCCAAATTTCCTATGATCAGAGGCGCGGATGGGAGCATTCAACGCGCGCCATTCTCGCGATACTTCGTCAGACTAAACAACACACAAGCCGAGGAAGCTCTGCTGGACGACAAGCACTTACGACGTGACCGGAAAGTCTTCACCAAGCAGAACCTACGCGCTTTTCTGAAGAACTCGTTACAACGCGAAGCCTGGACAGGCGCACCCTGGTTGGTAAAGGAGAATCTGGCCATCCAATACCGATTACCCATGGAGATTCCTGCCCACCTCCTGCAGGACGCTCGACTCCTACACAACAAACAGCATATGCTTATGCAAGGACAACCACCGAGgcagaagaagatgaccTCCGCCGACTACAAGCGGGTGCAAGCAGAAGAGTTGCAAATGCTGCACATGCAACAACAGCAGCAACATCCTGGTGCACCGCCGCAACAGCCACATCTCAGCTACCACAGCCAACAACCTCAACCTCGTATAGGTCGACCACCTCAACCACCTCCGATCAAGTATCCAATTGAGGATCTGGACGTCGCGCCAAAGCGAAATGGAGTTACACGACCTGAACTGAAGTTCTTCACTGAGGAAATGGGCCAGTACATCACCAACAAGCGACATACCCCGCCCACAGACATCGAAATAGAGTCGACGGGAATGCTACTGGAAGTATGGAACACACTGAACGTGCAATGCGAAGTTTACGTGCTTGATAGCTTCACCTTCGACGACTTCATCGATGCTATGAGCTTCCAGTCATTGGACACGACCTGCGAGCTGTTCGACGAAGTGCACTGTGCTGTGCTGTCGCAATTCGTGGACGACAAAGGAAAGATACAAGTCAAGGGCTTGCCGAAACAAGTCGAGGACACCCCAATGGATGACTCTGAGGTGCACGATGAAAGCGAGGTTTCGACACCTATTCCGGATGCACCCGCACGGTCTACCCGCAGTCGGCTGAGCCACATGGAATCTGCAGCAGACATTGAGATGACGACTGAAGCGCCGAATCGTGCGTCAGAAATGATGGCCGATCGAGACTGGGCAGCACAGTGTGCGGCACGCGACTATGCGGATGGAGGCTGGCAATTGATCGTTGTCGGCATACTCCACCAGTTGGCAGCATCGCCATCGTTCAAGAGCAGATGCGAAAAGATCCTTGCGCATCTTGCTCCCATGGACGAAGAGCCCACCCGCGAGACAGCTCGCGTACAGTACGCCACCATGGACATCAACCTGAGGGTATCTGCGCTACAGATACTGACCATCCTCACGATTCAGACGGACGCTGTCAAGGACTTCCTGGAACAATGCAGTGAAGACATGACTGATGTGCGAAAGCGTAAGATCGAACATCAACGCGAGAAGAAGGCTGCTATGGAGGAGTTGGCGATCAAGGATCGGGAACGCAAAATCCTACTGCCCGACAACATGCCACCATCGCCAAAGCCAGAGTCTGTCGAGCCAGAGGCCACAGAGGCTACCTTGGACAGCATCGATCTCAACGCGGCCGGTAGTTCCGACGCCGATGACGACGAGGCACCGACCAATGGACGTTCACTACGGCGAGGCAACGATCGCAAGCGGAAGCGTGAAGAAGACAATGCCCGGCGCGAGAAGGAACGAGCAGAGAAAGCCGAAGCTGCAAAGGCACAGAACAAACAAACGAAGGAGTTTAAGAAGCTTTGCAACGAAGTCGAGGCGCTGCACCAGAAGATCAGACAGCTGGAAGAGGAAATTGCCGATTGTGACGGGGACTTGCGCGAGGCTAACGTCCAACGCACAAAGGTACTCGGCAAGGACCGCTTCTGCAACCGCTACTACTGGTTCGAGCGTAATGGACAGCCTTTCGGTGGACTTCCTTCGTCGAGCACCGCTGCCTACGGATACGCGAACGGCAGAATATGGGTGCAAGGCCCCGACCCAATGGAGCGCGAAGGCTTTATCGAACGTACTAAGGAGGACCAGGCTCACTATCAACAGCGATTCCGAATGACTGTACCCGAGCGCCGCAAGCAAGAAGAAGGCACCACCATCCTGGACAATGCCAACCAGTGGGGCTTCTATGATGATCCAGATCGTCTCGACAACTTGATCAGCTGGCTTGATGAGCGTGGCGAGCGCGAGAAGAAGCTACGCAAGGAGCTCTGCGAATGGCGCGACAAGATTGCCCAGTACATGGAGGCGCACAAAAAGTTCAAGGGGGAAGAGGCCGCGAAGAAGATCGACGTCGAAGAGGAACAGATCGCACGTGTTAATACTCGTCACAAGGCGCACGAGGACCAGACCGCGAGTAAGGAGCGCTGCCTCCGATGGACGAACACCATGGCACTCAACGATATGGGCCATCTCCATTCAGAGCCACCGAAGCCTAAGAAAGCGAAACCCGCAGCCAGGGAGGTGAAGGGTTTGGCTGTCACAGTTACCCGTGGTGCTAAGCCGATGACTCGACAGGGCGAGAAGTACAACTTCAGCAAGTAA
- a CDS encoding Endoplasmic reticulum mannosyl-oligosaccharide 1,2-alpha-mannosidase — MLPPLRRWILGTIFSVSLFLLLWNTLLNLVPHGQRIPPQAIDRIIHPGLLKPKFRWRDVPQQHPLHEFTPLPSGPKVSIPQVQHDFAPETLQQAAERKRRLSAVEAAFRHSWEGYSRNAWLQDEVSPLTGESRNPFGGWGATLVDTLDTLWIMGMKKEFKSAVSGLKKIEFTTATLREVNVFETTIRYLGGLLSAYDVSGHKHDILLQRAVELGEMIYHAFDTPNRLPVTRWDWQKTALGKDQEAKSQSLVAEVGSLTLEFTRLSQLTGDPKWYDAVARITNLFEEQQNHTKLPGLWPTFVNARNADFKKDTTFTMGGMADSLYEYLPKQHLMLGGQNTQYRDMYFTALPKAKKHLFFRPLTPDNKKVLLSGTAKRYTSHNIKLQPQGEHLGCFAGGMVALAAKIFHQTHDLETARELVDGCIWAYESMPAGIMGEISSFLPCQEADFANCTWDEELWKRTVVEKNNKGFVPDQFVDEAQQIIIAKKLPPGFTQIDDARYILRPEAIESVFILYRITGDESLREKAWQMFESISNATRTSIAHAALKDVTQLEPERELLDNMESFWTAETLKYFYLIFSDPSVISLDEYVFNTEAHPLLRPK, encoded by the coding sequence ATGCTGCCACCCTTACGAAGATGGATCCTTGGAACCATTTTCTCGGTCTCTTTGTTTCTTCTCCTCTGGAACACACTCCTTAACTTAGTGCCCCATGGACAACGAATCCCACCTCAAGCGATCGATCGCATTATACACCCAGGTCTCCTGAAACCGAAGTTCCGATGGCGAGACGTACCCCAGCAGCATCCGCTGCACGAATTCACACCACTGCCTAGTGGTCCGAAAGTTTCGATTCCCCAAGTTCAACATGATTTTGCGCCAGAGACCTTGCAGCAGGCAGCCGAGCGGAAGCGACGGCTGAGCGCGGTAGAGGCAGCATTCAGACACAGCTGGGAGGGATACAGTAGGAACGCGTGGTTGCAAGATGAGGTGTCTCCTCTTACCGGAGAATCGAGGAATCCGTTCGGAGGATGGGGAGCAACACTTGTTGACACATTAGACACTCTTTGGATAATGGGCATGAAGAAGGAGTTCAAAAGTGCCGTCTCTGGACTTAAAAAGATTGAGTTTACGACAGCTACATTGAGAGAGGTGAACGTATTTGAGACGACGATCCGCTACCTTGGTGGACTGCTGAGTGCATACGATGTCAGTGGGCATAAGCACGACATTCTGCTACAGAGAGCGGTCGAGCTGGGCGAAATGATTTACCACGCTTTTGATACCCCGAATCGGTTGCCTGTGACGAGGTGGGACTGGCAGAAGACGGCATTGGGCAAAGACCAAGAAGCCAAAAGTCAATCTCTGGTCGCTGAGGTCGGCTCGCTCACACTGGAATTCACCAGGCTGTCGCAGCTTACTGGCGATCCGAAGTGGTATGATGCAGTCGCTCGCATCACCAACCTCTTTGAGGAACAGCAAAACCACACCAAGCTGCCTGGACTATGGCCTACCTTCGTCAATGCACGCAACGCCGACTTCAAAAAGGACACCACTTTCACGATGGGCGGCATGGCTGACTCGCTGTACGAGTATTTGCCCAAGCAACACCTCATGCTAGGTGGTCAGAACACCCAATACCGTGACATGTACTTCACGGCCTTGCCAAAGGCCAAGAAGCACCTATTCTTCCGGCCATTGACTCCAGACAACAAAAAGGTGTTGTTATCGGGAACAGCTAAGCGCTATACCTCTCACAACATCAAGCTGCAGCCACAGGGCGAACATCTGGGATGCTTTGCTGGAGGCATGGTCGCGCTGGCTGCGAAGATCTTCCACCAGACCCATGATTTGGAGACAGCGCGCGAGCTTGTTGATGGCTGCATCTGGGCATATGAAAGCATGCCTGCTGGGATCATGGGCGAAATCAGCTCTTTCTTACCCTGCCAAGAGGCTGACTTTGCAAACTGCACATGGGATGAAGAGCTGTGGAAGAGGACAGTAGTCGAGAAGAACAACAAGGGCTTCGTACCGGACCAGTTCGTTGACGAAGCGCAGCAAATTATAATAGCCAAGAAACTGCCGCCCGGTTTCACCCAGATCGACGATGCTCGATACATACTCAGACCAGAGGCCATAGAGTCAGTCTTCATTCTATACAGAATTACTGGAGACGAGTCGCTGCGAGAAAAGGCTTGGCAAATGTTCGAGTCTATCAGCAACGCCACCAGAACCTCAATTGCACATGCCGCGCTGAAGGATGTCACTCAGCTTGAGCCGGAGCGGGAACTACTCGATAACATGGAGTCGTTTTGGACGGCGGAGACATTGAAGTACTTTTACCTCATCTTCAGCGATCCGAGTGTGATCAGCCTAGATGAGTATGTGTTCAATACTGAGGCACATCCGCTGCTTCGGCCTAAATAG
- a CDS encoding Dolichyl pyrophosphate Glc1Man9GlcNAc2 alpha-1,3-glucosyltransferase → MTELYPTIPQCAVVATALKVLLWPAYKSTDFEVHRNWLAITNSLPLDKWYYEATSEWTLDYPPFFAYFEWAMSQAARLIHPQMLEINNLEYGSWQTVYFQRATVILTEFVLICALMLFVRTSPIGTRKQSHAAALSILLSPGLLIIDHIHFQYNGFMYGVLILSMVLARRQQGGLLLSGILFATLLCLKHIYVYLAPAYFVYLLRAYCLGPRSIFDIRIFNCIKLGVSIAAIVALAFGPFIYHQQIPQLLSRLFPFSRGLTHAYWAPNVWAMYSFTDRVLIHLAPYLKLPINRDAVDSVTRGLVGDTSFAVLPNVSSAMTFVLTLAAQLPALAKLFVHPTWDNFVATTTLCGYASFLFGYHVHEKAILLVIIPFSLLALKDRRYLGAFRPLAVAGHVSLFPLLFTAMEFPVKVVYTMLWLITFLLAFDQLAPASEKPRVFLFDRFSLLYIAISIPLIAYCAGLHGLVFGAKYEFLPLMFISSYSAVGVAGSWVGFLVVFFTS, encoded by the exons ATGACAGAATTGTATCCGACAATCCCACAGTGTGCTGTGGTTGCCACCGCACTCAAGGTCTTGCTCTGGCCAGCGTACAAGTCAACGGACTTCGAGGTCCATCGAAACTGGCTCGCCATCACGAATTCATTACCACTCGACAAATGGTACTATGAAGCCACATCAGAATGGACGCTGGACTATCCACCATTCTTTGCATACTTCGAGTGGGCGATGTCACAGGCTGCCAGGCTCATACACCCTCAAATGCTGGAGATCAATAATTTGGAGTACGGCAGTTGGCAAACCGTCTACTTCCAGCGAGCAACAGTCATCCTGACCGAGTTCGTTCTGATCTGTGCGTTGATGCT ATTCGTGAGGACATCGCCCATTGGCACAAGGAAGCAGTCACATGCGGCCGCGCTTTCGATCCTGCTTTCGCCTGGTCTATTGATCATTGATCATATCCACTTCCAGTATAATGGCTTCATGTATGGAGTTCTGATCCTCTCCATGGTTCTCGCGCGTCGCCAGCAGGGAGGTCTTCTATTGAGCGGTATACTGTTCGCTACGCTGCTCTGCTTGAAGCACATCTATGTTTACCTCGCACCGGCGTACTTCGTCTACTTGTTGCGAGCGTATTGCCTCGGACCACGATCGATCTTCGACATCAGGATCTTCAACTGCATCAAACTGGGAGTCAGCATCGCAGCAATCGTTGCATTGGCCTTCGGACCTTTCATATATCACCAGCAGATCCCACAGCTGCTGAGCCGATTGTTTCCCTTTTCGAGAGGACTCACACATGCATATTGGGCACCCAATGTATGGGCCATGTACTCTTTCACGGACCGAGTACTAATCCACT TGGCCCCATACTTGAAGCTTCCCATCAATCGGGACGCAGTGGACAGCGTCACTCGAGGCCTGGTGGGCGACACATCTTTCGCGGTGTTGCCCAATGTGTCGAGTGCCATGACATTCGTACTCACCTTGGCCGCCCAATTG CCAGCGCTCGCGAAGCTCTTCGTGCATCCGACATGGGACAACTTTGTGGCGACCACCACACTTTGCGGATATGCGTCATTCCTTTTCGGATATCACGTTCATGAAAAGGCTATACTACTCGTCATTATACCCTTCAGTCTTCTGGCTCTCAAGGATCGACGCTATCTGGGTGCATTCAGACCTCTAGCAGTCGCCGGTCACGTGAGTCTGTTCCCGCTGCTCTTCACGGCCATGGAGTTCCCAGTGAAGGTGGTGTACACTATGCTTTGGCTCATCACGTTCCTTCTTGCGTTTGATCAACTCGCACCAGC ATCTGAGAAGCCGCGAGTGTTCTTGTTCGACAGATTCTCCTTGCTTTACATTGCGATATCGATACCCCTGATTGCGTACTGCGCTGGATTGCATGGGCTTGTTTTTGGTGCCAAGTACGAGTTCTTGCCTCTGATGTTCATCAGTTCTTATTCGGCAGTCGGCGTGGCTGGGAGCTGGGTGGGGTTTTTGGTCGTGTTCTTCACGTCCTAG